A genomic region of Pseudomonas abietaniphila contains the following coding sequences:
- a CDS encoding MBL fold metallo-hydrolase, which produces MRFAVLGSGSRGNGTLVASNDTYVLVDCGFSLRETERRLDRLGVSGHQLSAILVTHEHADHVHGVGLLSRRYDVPVYLSDGTLRGMRKPVEAGVRLAGGQGVRIGGLSIDVVSVAHDALEPTQFVFSDGRKRFGLLTDLGSYCPSVLDSYRGLDALMIESNHCRDLLARGAYPYFLKQRVGGQYGHLNNHQAAGLVNELGWQDLQHLVLAHLSSKNNLPHLARQCFVDTLGCDPDWLQLADQDSGLDWREIA; this is translated from the coding sequence GTGCGTTTCGCGGTTCTGGGCAGCGGCAGCCGGGGTAACGGCACGCTGGTTGCGAGCAATGACACGTACGTGCTGGTCGACTGCGGTTTCTCCTTGCGGGAAACCGAGCGTCGTCTGGACAGGCTGGGCGTCAGCGGTCATCAGCTGAGCGCCATTCTGGTGACCCACGAACATGCCGATCATGTGCATGGCGTGGGTTTGCTGTCTCGGCGCTACGATGTGCCGGTCTATCTCAGCGACGGGACCTTGCGCGGCATGCGCAAACCGGTCGAGGCGGGCGTCAGGCTCGCGGGCGGGCAGGGCGTACGGATCGGCGGGCTTAGCATCGATGTGGTTTCCGTGGCCCATGATGCGCTGGAGCCCACGCAGTTCGTCTTCAGCGATGGGCGCAAGCGCTTTGGCCTGCTGACCGATCTGGGGTCTTACTGTCCGTCGGTGCTCGACAGCTATCGTGGACTGGATGCCCTGATGATCGAGTCCAACCACTGTCGTGATCTGCTTGCCCGGGGAGCTTACCCCTACTTTCTGAAACAGCGGGTTGGCGGACAATACGGACACTTGAACAATCATCAGGCCGCAGGTCTGGTGAATGAACTGGGATGGCAGGACCTGCAACACCTGGTGCTGGCGCATCTGAGCAGCAAGAACAACCTGCCGCATCTGGCCCGGCAATGTTTCGTCGACACCCTCGGGTGCGATCCGGACTGGCTACAATTGGCCGATCAAGATTCAGGGCTCGACTGGCGCGAAATCGCCTAG
- the purC gene encoding phosphoribosylaminoimidazolesuccinocarboxamide synthase, with amino-acid sequence MEKREELYRGKAKSVYKTDDADRLILLFRNDTSAFDGKRIEQLDRKGMVNNKFNAFIMQKLEAAGIPTQFDKLLADNEVLVKKLDMIPVECVVRNYAAGSLVKRLGVEEGMKLNPYTFELFLKDDAKGDPFINESHVVAFGWGTAEQLARMKELSLKVNDVLTKLFDDAGLLLVDFKLEFGVFSDGSIVLGDEFSPDGCRLWDKDTKKKMDKDRFRQGLGDVIEAYEEVAQRLGVPL; translated from the coding sequence ATGGAAAAACGTGAAGAACTCTACCGCGGCAAGGCCAAATCGGTTTACAAGACCGACGACGCCGACCGCTTGATCCTGCTGTTTCGCAACGACACCTCGGCGTTCGACGGCAAGCGCATCGAACAGCTCGACCGCAAGGGCATGGTGAACAACAAGTTCAACGCCTTCATCATGCAGAAACTCGAAGCGGCCGGCATTCCGACCCAGTTCGACAAACTGCTGGCCGACAACGAAGTGCTGGTCAAGAAGCTCGACATGATCCCGGTCGAATGCGTCGTGCGTAACTACGCCGCCGGCAGCCTGGTCAAGCGCCTGGGCGTCGAAGAGGGCATGAAGCTCAATCCGTACACCTTCGAACTGTTCCTGAAGGACGACGCCAAAGGCGACCCGTTCATCAACGAATCCCACGTCGTGGCATTCGGCTGGGGCACCGCCGAGCAACTGGCTCGCATGAAGGAACTGTCCCTGAAGGTCAACGACGTGCTGACCAAGCTGTTCGACGACGCAGGCCTGCTGCTGGTCGACTTCAAGCTTGAATTCGGCGTGTTCAGCGATGGCTCCATCGTCCTGGGCGACGAATTCAGCCCGGACGGCTGCCGCCTGTGGGACAAGGACACCAAGAAGAAAATGGACAAGGACCGCTTCCGTCAGGGCCTCGGTGACGTCATCGAAGCCTACGAAGAAGTGGCCCAGCGTCTGGGCGTACCGCTCTAA
- the bamC gene encoding outer membrane protein assembly factor BamC, translated as MKRLAGLSALALIISSTSGCSWLFGQDGYFRDRSSDYLEATQKPPMQLPEGIQEAKRLDPLLPIPRNVADDTEKGEFTVPRPQSLSTTQDSSDYTLQKSGDNRWILAQRAPAEVWPVAHQYFEDNGFRIAEDRPATGEFNTTWQRMDELSASVAKRMGSAGDAANTETRVRVRIEPGVQRNTSEVYVVSVQRPAGSSEEPAFPSRSTNVGLDSVLTDDMLASLTRTAEKGGSVSLLAARDFDTPSRVALSEDGSGNPVLNLGADLDRAWSSVGRALNQGDWRVEDINRSLGLYYINLAEKADKPENKPGFFARMFGSEETKEQKEARAERYQVRLSKVGDNVQVTVEKNINTVAPTEVARRVLSVIQDNLG; from the coding sequence ATGAAGCGACTGGCCGGACTTTCCGCACTAGCCTTGATTATCTCCAGCACCAGCGGTTGCAGCTGGCTGTTTGGTCAGGACGGTTATTTCCGTGATCGCAGCAGCGATTACCTGGAAGCGACCCAGAAACCTCCCATGCAGCTGCCTGAGGGCATCCAGGAAGCCAAACGCCTGGACCCGCTGCTGCCGATCCCGCGCAACGTCGCCGACGACACCGAGAAGGGTGAGTTCACCGTGCCGCGTCCGCAGTCGCTGTCCACTACTCAGGACTCCAGCGACTACACGCTGCAGAAGAGCGGCGACAACCGCTGGATTCTGGCTCAGCGCGCGCCCGCCGAAGTCTGGCCGGTGGCTCACCAGTATTTCGAAGACAACGGCTTCCGCATCGCCGAAGACCGTCCTGCGACCGGTGAATTCAACACCACCTGGCAGCGCATGGACGAGTTGTCCGCGTCTGTTGCCAAGCGCATGGGCTCGGCCGGCGACGCCGCCAACACCGAAACTCGCGTGCGCGTTCGTATTGAACCGGGCGTGCAGCGCAACACCAGTGAAGTCTACGTAGTCAGCGTTCAGCGTCCTGCCGGCAGCAGCGAAGAGCCTGCTTTCCCGTCGCGCAGCACCAACGTAGGCCTGGACTCGGTCCTGACCGACGACATGCTGGCCAGCCTGACCCGTACCGCCGAGAAGGGTGGTTCGGTGTCCCTGCTGGCGGCGCGTGACTTCGATACCCCAAGCCGTGTCGCGCTGAGCGAAGACGGCAGCGGCAACCCGGTTCTGAACCTCGGTGCCGACCTTGATCGTGCATGGTCCAGTGTGGGCCGTGCGTTGAACCAGGGTGACTGGCGCGTGGAAGACATTAACCGCAGCCTGGGTCTGTACTACATCAACCTTGCGGAAAAAGCGGACAAGCCGGAAAACAAACCAGGCTTCTTTGCGCGCATGTTTGGCAGTGAAGAGACCAAGGAACAGAAAGAAGCCCGCGCCGAGCGTTATCAGGTTCGCCTGAGCAAGGTGGGTGACAACGTTCAGGTCACGGTCGAGAAGAACATCAACACCGTGGCGCCGACAGAAGTTGCCCGTCGCGTGTTGAGCGTCATTCAAGACAACCTCGGTTAA